A stretch of the Papaver somniferum cultivar HN1 chromosome 6, ASM357369v1, whole genome shotgun sequence genome encodes the following:
- the LOC113287551 gene encoding receptor-like protein kinase HSL1, which produces MFYYSLLFLVLVSPFSLILSVNQEGLYLQQVRLGLDDPDGIISNWDENDDNPCNWKGITCDPATLSVNSVDLSNANLAGNFPTPVCNLQNLTFLSLFNNSINSSLSLEISECQNLQHLNLAENLFVGSLPCTLTDISTLRHLDLAGNNFTGEIPSSFGKFSQLEVLSLVDNLLDGTIPSFLGNISTLKQLNLSYNPFSPSQLSPELGNLKNLEILWLTSCNLVGQIPDSLGKLGNLIDLDLAVNNLNGPIPKSITELTNVVQIELYNNSLTGEIPVGFSKIKSLKRFDASANELEGRIPDDLCELHLESLNLYENQLEGNLPGTITQSPNLNELRLFNNKLTGKLPQDLGKNAPLKYVDVSGNQFSGEIPAGLCENGVLEEILFINNSFSGKIPERLGKCLSLTRVRMRDNSLSGDIPSAFWGLPNVNLMELMGNSFSGLISNTISGASSLSILLISRNQFSGVIPDEIGALQNLVEFSGSDNLLTGSLPKALVNLSKLGRLDLHGNQLSGEIPSGIRSWKNLNELNLASNGFSGNIPTELGSLPVLNYLDLSDNHFSGSIPLELQNLKLNEFNLSNNRLTGELPPSFALQMYRTSFLGNPGLCGDLSGLCPTGVEAKKIGFAWLLRSIFILAFIIFVVGVFWFYYKYRDFKKAKTGIEKTKWTLTSFHKLGFSEYEILDCLDEDNVIGSGASGKVYKAVLSNGEIVAVKKLWGELNRESSELEDVEKGWIPDDGFEAEVETLGKIRHKNIVRLWCCCAAKDSKLLVYEYMPNGSLGDLLHSNKGGLLDWSTRYKIAVDAAEGLSYLHHDCVPPIVHRDVKSNNILLDGELRARVSDFGVAKTVDAIGKGNEPMSIIAGSCGYIAPEYAYTLRVNEKSDIYSFGVVILELVTGRLPNDPEFGEKDLVKWVYSTVDKKGVDHVIDSKLDSCFKEEISMVLNIGIICTSPLPINRPSMRRVVTMLQEVGIEHRVVAENKDGKTSPYYYEEEASA; this is translated from the exons ATGTTTTACTACTCGCTTCTTTTCCTTGTTCTTGTCTCACCATTTTCTCTGATTCTTTCTGTAAACCAAGAAGGTCTTTATCTGCAACAAGTGAGACTCGGTCTTGATGATCCTGACGGCATTATCTCCAACTGGGACGAAAATGATGATAATCCATGTAACTGGAAAGGTATTACATGTGATCCAGCAACTCTTTCAGTGAACTCAGTTGATTTATCCAACGCCAATCTTGCTGGTAATTTCCCTACACCTGTTTGTAACCTTCAAAATCTTACGTTTCTTTCTCTCTTCAACAACTCCATTAATTCATCACTATCCCTTGAAATATCCGAGTGTCAAAATCTCCAACACTTAAATCTCGCAGAAAACCTTTTTGTTGGTTCATTACCCTGCACCCTCACCGATATCTCTACTCTCCGGCACCTTGACTTAGCCGGGAACAATTTTACCGGTGAAATTCCCTcgagttttggaaaattcagcCAACTCGAAGTTTTATCGTTAGTTGACAATCTTCTCGATGGAACCATTCCTTCTTTTCTTGGTAACATTTCTACTCTGAAGCAACTTAATCTTTCTTATAACCCGTTTTCTCCGAGTCAACTCTCTCCCGAACTcggtaatttgaaaaatcttgagattctCTGGTTAACTAGCTGTAATCTAGTGGGTCAGATTCCGGATTCACTGGGGAAACTTGGAAATCTGATTGATTTAGATTTGGCGGTAAATAATTTGAATGGTCCGATTCCAAAATCAATAACCGAGTTAACAAATGTTGTTcaaattgagctttataataacTCACTAACTGGAGAAATTCCCGTTGGTTTCTCGAAGATTAAGTCGTTAAAACGATTTGATGCATCAGCAAACGAGTTAGAAGGAAGGATTCCTGATGATCTGTGTGAGTTACATCTTGAATCGCTGAATTTATATGAGAATCAGTTGGAGGGAAATCTTCCTGGAACGATAACTCAATCACCAAATCTTAATGAGTTGAGATTATTTAATAATAAACTCACTGGAAAACTTCCCCAAGACTTGGGAAAGAACGCTCCTTTGAAATATGTTGATGTCTCCGGAAATCAATTTTCCGGAGAAATTCCAGCTGGTTTATGTGAAAATGGCGTATTGGAAGAGATTCTTTTCATCAACAATTCATTTTCTGGAAAAATTCCGGAACGTCTTGGAAAATGTTTGAGTTTAACTAGAGTGAGAATGAGAGATAATTCTCTATCTGGTGATATTCCTTCAGCATTCTGGGGACTTCCGAATGTAAATTTAATGGAATTAATGGGGAATTCTTTCTCGGGTTTGATTTCAAATACTATCTCTGGAGCTTCTAGTCTTTCAATTCTGTTAATATCCAGAAATCAGTTCAGTGGAGTTATACCTGATGAGATTGGTGCGTTACAGAACCTGGTTGAATTCTCAGGGAGTGATAATTTACTTACAGGGTCTTTGCCAAAAGCATTGGTTAATTTATCGAAGTTAGGAAGACTTGATCTTCATGGTAATCAACTTTCTGGTGAAATTCCTTCTGGTATTCGTTCATGGAAGAATCTCAATGAGTTGAACCTAGCAAGCAATGGGTTTTCAGGTAATATTCCAACTGAACTAGGTAGTTTACCTGTTCTtaattaccttgatttatcagatAATCATTTCTCAGGAAGTATTCCACTTGAATTACAAAATTTGAAACTCAATGAATTCAATTTGTCTAATAATAGACTTACTGGTGAACTACCTCCTTCATTTGCTTTACAAATGTATAGGACTAGTTTCTTAGGTAATCCGGGTTTGTGTGGAGATCTTTCGGGTCTTTGTCCAACAGGAGTAGAAGCGAAGAAAATCGGGTTTGCTTGGTTGCTTAGATCAATCTTTATACTTGCTTTTATTATATTTGTTGTTGGAGTTTTTTGGTTCTACTATAAATATAGAGATTTCAAGAAAGCAAAGACAGGGATTGAGAAAACAAAATGGACTTTAACTTCATTTCACAAATTGGGTTTTAGTGAATATGAGATTTTGGATTGTCTTGACGAAGACAATGTGATTGGAAGCGGAGCTTCTGGGAAAGTTTATAAAGCTGTTCTTAGCAATGGAGAAATAGTAGCTGTTAAGAAACTTTGGGGAGAACTGAATAGAGAATCATCTGAACTGGAGGATGTTGAGAAAGGTTGGATACCTGATGACGGATTCGAAGCTGAAGTTGAAACCTTGGGAAAGATTAGGCATAAAAACATTGTGCGGTTATGGTGTTGTTGTGCTGCCAAGGATTCTAAACTTTTGGTTTACGAGTATATGCCTAATGGAAGTTTAGGGGATTTGTTGCATAGTAATAAGGGAGGATTGCTAGATTGGTCGACTAGGTATAAAATAGCGGTGGATGCAGCTGAAGGACTTTCTTATCTGCATCATGACTGTGTTCCTCCGATAGTTCACCGAGACGTGAAATCAAATAATATATTGTTAGATGGAGAGCTTCGTGCAAGGGTTTCTGATTTCGGTGTTGCTAAGACAGTTGATGCAATTGGAAAAGGGAACGAACCCATGTCCATCATAGCCGGCTCTTGTGGTTACATCGCTCCTG AGTATGCTTACACTCTTCGAGTAAACGAAAAGAGCGATATATACAGCTTTGGGGTCGTGATTCTAGAGCTAGTAACAGGGAGACTACCTAATGATCCAGAGTTTGGTGAAAAAGATTTGGTGAAATGGGTATATTCCACTGTGGATAAGAAAGGTGTTGACCACGTGATCGACTCAAAACTTGATTCCTGTTTTAAAGAGGAGATAAGTATGGTTCTTAACATAGGTATCATTTGTACTAGTCCTCTCCCCATTAACCGCCCTTCGATGCGAAGAGTTGTCACCATGCTGCAAGAAGTTGGGATAGAACACAGAGTCGTTGCTGAGAATAAAGACGGGAAAACATCCCCATATTATTACGAAGAAGAAGCTTCAGCTTAA